One Pseudomonas fluorescens genomic region harbors:
- the rpsF gene encoding 30S ribosomal protein S6: protein MRHYEIIFLVHPDQSEQVGGMVERYTKLIEEDGGKIHRLEDWGRRQLAYAINNVHKAHYVMLNVECTGKALAELEDNFRYNDAVIRNLVIRRDEAVTGQSEMLKAEENRSERRERRDRPEHEGAEGTDSDDSDNSDNADE from the coding sequence ATGCGTCATTACGAAATCATCTTTCTGGTCCACCCGGATCAGAGCGAGCAAGTCGGCGGCATGGTTGAGCGTTACACCAAGCTGATCGAAGAAGACGGCGGCAAAATCCACCGTCTGGAAGATTGGGGCCGTCGTCAACTGGCCTACGCAATCAACAATGTTCACAAGGCTCACTACGTGATGCTGAACGTTGAGTGCACTGGCAAGGCCCTGGCCGAGCTGGAAGACAACTTCCGCTACAACGATGCAGTGATCCGTAACCTGGTCATCCGTCGCGACGAAGCCGTTACCGGCCAGTCCGAGATGCTCAAGGCTGAAGAAAACCGCAGTGAGCGCCGTGAGCGTCGCGACCGTCCTGAGCACGAAGGCGCCGAAGGCACCGACAGTGATGACAGCGACAACAGCGATAACGCTGACGAGTAA
- the rlmB gene encoding 23S rRNA (guanosine(2251)-2'-O)-methyltransferase RlmB, whose product MSQLEKIYGVHAVEALLRHHPKRVKQIWLAESRNDPRVQTLVELANENRVQVGQAERREMDAWVEGVHQGVVAEVSPSQVWGEAMLDELLDRTEGAPLLLVLDGVTDPHNLGACLRSADAAGAMAVIVPKDKSATLTPVVRKVACGAAEVIPLVAVTNLARTLEKLQQRGLWVVGTAGEAEVSIYDQDLTGPTILIMGAEGKGMRRLTREHCDYLVKLPMAGSVSSLNVSVATGVCLFEAQRQRGVKAKPAAKK is encoded by the coding sequence ATGAGTCAGTTGGAAAAAATCTACGGCGTTCACGCGGTAGAAGCGTTGCTGCGTCATCATCCCAAGCGCGTCAAGCAGATCTGGCTGGCGGAAAGCCGCAACGATCCGCGGGTGCAGACGCTGGTCGAACTGGCTAACGAAAACCGTGTCCAGGTCGGCCAGGCCGAGCGTCGCGAAATGGACGCCTGGGTTGAGGGCGTGCATCAGGGCGTCGTCGCGGAAGTCAGCCCTAGCCAGGTCTGGGGCGAGGCGATGCTCGACGAGTTGCTCGATCGCACCGAAGGCGCGCCGCTGTTGCTGGTGCTCGACGGCGTGACCGATCCGCACAACCTCGGCGCCTGCCTGCGTTCGGCCGATGCGGCCGGTGCGATGGCAGTGATCGTGCCGAAAGACAAGTCGGCCACCCTGACTCCGGTTGTGCGTAAAGTCGCTTGCGGCGCGGCGGAAGTGATTCCGCTGGTGGCCGTGACCAACCTCGCCCGTACGCTGGAAAAGCTCCAGCAGCGCGGTCTGTGGGTAGTCGGTACGGCCGGTGAGGCCGAGGTCAGCATTTATGACCAGGATCTGACCGGCCCGACGATTCTGATCATGGGTGCCGAAGGCAAAGGCATGCGCCGCCTGACCCGCGAGCATTGCGACTATCTGGTGAAACTGCCGATGGCTGGCAGCGTCAGCAGCCTGAACGTCTCGGTGGCGACCGGCGTCTGCCTGTTCGAAGCCCAGCGCCAGCGCGGCGTGAAAGCCAAACCTGCTGCCAAGAAATAA
- a CDS encoding methyl-accepting chemotaxis protein yields the protein MSAVLSLLQSRLLRPVFVTLGIALLVQVLVAVALTRSTVTALEADLAVGLGADSQKLSGELEQAGREVTSSLDNLSASTRQRLTAGLSARLKDEQAQLRATLEKDLKDSANDMAQLLASVAPRAMWDSDVPTLSEFARRAQRNPNVLFVVYDDATGQHLTRYLNRENPINKALLEKGQGERALDKVLDAAKNDPSVYYLEASINPNGVEIGKVLMGVSTASVETDLAALDKRFLALIASSDQLVGDSLEGAAADSAKAMQARLQSAQSTAVEMKANTARTVQDAAATLRWRIGMGLALVGCGVLLLLAVVLGHRVVNRLKMLNAAMDDLAAGEGDLTKRVQINSKDEIGDMASAVNRFVDKLQPIVREAGDVAQRTGVEIGAMTLRNAGADAAAGMQRDEVAESLRALSQMADEAQSESHAMQAALKQVVDIRQATDENTRTSAKVGSLIEALAGQVDTGAKVIERLAQQSEQIEVVLTVIHGIAEQTNLLALNAAIEAARAGETGRGFAVVADEVRALASKTQSSTGDIQAHIVALQQGAREAVEAIGQAGRQASEGLLVLRDSARLQQSVQTSVEQVHAAIGLATQAAAHQAQGAQAVRGRVETIHAQAEKAAQAVVETTASGKVLDGLAAQLKASLGQFRA from the coding sequence GTGTCGGCCGTTCTCTCACTGTTACAAAGCCGGTTGTTGCGGCCCGTATTCGTTACCCTTGGTATCGCCCTTTTGGTGCAAGTGCTGGTAGCCGTCGCCCTGACTCGGAGCACGGTCACGGCGCTGGAAGCTGATCTGGCGGTGGGCCTCGGTGCCGACAGCCAAAAGCTCTCCGGCGAACTGGAGCAGGCCGGCCGAGAAGTCACCTCAAGTCTGGATAATCTGTCCGCCAGCACCCGTCAGCGCTTGACCGCGGGTTTGTCTGCGCGTCTCAAGGACGAGCAGGCGCAGCTGCGGGCGACGCTGGAAAAGGATCTCAAGGATTCGGCCAACGACATGGCTCAGCTGCTCGCTTCGGTAGCGCCGCGCGCCATGTGGGACAGCGACGTGCCGACCCTGTCGGAATTCGCCCGCCGGGCCCAGCGCAATCCCAATGTGCTGTTTGTGGTGTACGACGACGCCACCGGCCAGCACCTGACCCGCTATCTCAATCGTGAAAACCCGATCAACAAGGCTCTGCTGGAGAAGGGGCAAGGCGAGCGTGCGCTGGATAAAGTGCTGGATGCGGCGAAGAACGATCCATCGGTCTACTACCTCGAAGCTTCGATCAATCCCAATGGCGTGGAAATCGGCAAGGTTTTGATGGGGGTTTCCACAGCTTCGGTTGAAACCGATCTGGCCGCGCTGGACAAGCGCTTTCTGGCGCTGATCGCCAGCAGCGATCAACTGGTCGGCGACAGTCTTGAAGGTGCTGCGGCGGACAGCGCCAAAGCCATGCAGGCGCGCTTGCAGTCCGCGCAGTCGACAGCGGTCGAGATGAAAGCGAATACCGCCCGTACCGTGCAGGACGCGGCGGCGACCTTGCGCTGGCGCATCGGCATGGGTCTGGCGCTGGTTGGCTGCGGTGTGTTGCTGCTGTTGGCCGTGGTGCTGGGCCATCGTGTGGTCAATCGCCTGAAAATGCTCAATGCCGCCATGGATGACCTGGCGGCGGGCGAGGGTGATCTGACCAAGCGCGTGCAGATCAACAGCAAGGACGAAATCGGCGACATGGCCTCGGCGGTCAATCGCTTTGTGGATAAGTTGCAGCCCATCGTTCGTGAGGCGGGCGACGTTGCCCAGCGTACGGGTGTGGAGATCGGTGCGATGACCCTGCGTAACGCCGGCGCCGATGCGGCGGCGGGGATGCAGCGTGATGAGGTCGCCGAAAGTCTGCGCGCGCTGTCGCAAATGGCTGACGAGGCGCAGTCGGAAAGCCATGCGATGCAGGCGGCGCTGAAACAAGTGGTGGATATTCGTCAGGCCACGGACGAAAACACGCGCACATCAGCCAAAGTTGGCAGCCTGATCGAAGCGCTGGCGGGGCAGGTCGATACCGGGGCGAAAGTCATCGAACGCCTGGCACAGCAAAGTGAGCAGATCGAAGTGGTGCTGACGGTGATTCATGGGATTGCGGAACAGACCAACTTGCTCGCGCTGAACGCAGCGATCGAGGCAGCGCGGGCCGGGGAGACCGGGCGCGGATTTGCAGTGGTGGCGGACGAGGTCCGAGCGCTGGCGAGCAAGACGCAAAGCTCCACCGGCGATATTCAGGCGCACATCGTTGCGTTGCAGCAAGGCGCGCGCGAGGCGGTTGAAGCGATCGGCCAGGCCGGACGCCAGGCCAGCGAAGGTTTGCTGGTATTGCGTGATAGCGCGCGGTTGCAGCAATCGGTGCAGACGTCCGTCGAGCAGGTGCATGCGGCGATTGGTCTGGCAACGCAGGCCGCAGCACATCAGGCCCAAGGCGCGCAGGCAGTACGGGGACGGGTCGAGACGATTCATGCGCAGGCCGAAAAAGCGGCGCAGGCAGTGGTGGAAACCACGGCCAGTGGCAAGGTTCTGGATGGTTTGGCTGCACAGCTGAAAGCCAGTCTGGGGCAGTTCAGGGCTTAA
- the rnr gene encoding ribonuclease R, with amino-acid sequence MADWQSLDPEAAREAEKYENPIPSRELILAHLADRGSPAAREQLVEEFGLTTEDQIEALRRRLRAMERDAQLIYTRRGTYAPVDKLDLILGRISGHRDGFGFLVPDDGSDDLFMSPAQMRLVFDGDRALARVSGLDRRGRREGVIVEVVSRAHETIVGRYFEEGGIGFVVADNPKIQQEVLVTPGRNANAQIGQFVEVKITHWPTPRFQPQGDVVEVVGNYMAPGMEIDVALRTYDIPHVWPEAVLKEAAKLKPEVEEKDKEKRIDLRHLPFVTIDGEDARDFDDAVYCEAKPGKLRLFSGGWKLYVAIADVSSYVKIGSALDNEAQVRGNSVYFPERVIPMLPEQLSNGLCSLNPQVDRLAMVCEMTISKSGEMTDYCFYEAVIHSHARLTYNKVSAMLETPKVAEARKLRGEYTDVVPHLKQLYALYKVLLAARHVRGAIDFETQETRIIFGSERKIAEIRPTVRNDAHKLIEECMLAANVATAEFLKKHEIPALYRVHAGPPPERLEKLRAFLGELGLSLHKGKDGPSPKDYQALLASIKDRPDFHLIQTVMLRSLSQAVYSAENDGHFGLNYEAYTHFTSPIRRYPDLLTHRAIRSVIHSKQDTPHVRRAGAMTIPKARIYPYDEPALEQLGEQCSMSERRADEATRDVVNWLKCEFMKDRVGESFPGVITAVTGFGLFVELTDIYVEGLVHVTALPGDYYHFDPVHHRLAGERTGRSFRLGDTVEVRVMRVDLDERKIDFEMAEKTISAPIGRKKRGAETAAPAAKAAEEKAPAKTAGRRPAKEKAVEAYRPSDAVAKNAELRKSREMKKALLSDAKNGGKAASGGKTGRSAPEQASGGKSGKPSKHRKGPPKAGSAPAKSGGARKPKAKS; translated from the coding sequence ATGGCCGATTGGCAGTCCCTCGATCCCGAGGCCGCTCGTGAAGCGGAAAAATACGAAAACCCTATTCCTAGCCGCGAACTGATCCTGGCGCACCTCGCCGATCGGGGTTCGCCTGCTGCCCGCGAGCAACTGGTCGAAGAGTTTGGTCTGACCACAGAAGACCAGATCGAAGCCCTGCGCCGCCGCTTGCGCGCCATGGAGCGCGACGCTCAACTGATCTACACCCGTCGCGGTACCTACGCGCCGGTCGACAAGCTCGACCTGATCCTCGGTCGCATCAGTGGTCACCGTGACGGCTTCGGCTTCCTGGTGCCGGACGACGGCAGCGACGACCTGTTCATGAGCCCGGCGCAAATGCGTCTGGTATTCGACGGTGACCGTGCGCTGGCTCGCGTCTCCGGTCTCGACCGTCGCGGTCGCCGCGAAGGCGTGATCGTCGAAGTGGTTTCCCGGGCTCACGAAACCATCGTCGGTCGCTATTTTGAAGAAGGCGGTATCGGCTTTGTCGTCGCTGACAATCCGAAGATCCAGCAAGAAGTGCTGGTCACGCCGGGCCGCAACGCCAACGCGCAGATCGGTCAGTTCGTCGAGGTGAAAATCACCCACTGGCCGACGCCGCGCTTCCAGCCACAAGGCGACGTGGTCGAAGTGGTCGGCAACTACATGGCGCCGGGGATGGAAATCGATGTTGCCCTGCGCACTTACGACATTCCGCACGTCTGGCCTGAAGCTGTTCTGAAAGAAGCGGCCAAGCTAAAGCCGGAAGTCGAAGAAAAAGACAAAGAGAAGCGCATCGACCTGCGTCATCTGCCGTTCGTGACCATCGACGGCGAAGATGCTCGCGACTTTGACGATGCGGTCTACTGCGAAGCCAAACCTGGCAAGCTGCGCCTGTTTTCCGGTGGGTGGAAGTTGTACGTGGCGATTGCCGACGTTTCCAGCTACGTGAAAATCGGTTCGGCGCTTGATAACGAAGCGCAGGTTCGCGGCAACTCGGTGTACTTCCCCGAGCGCGTGATTCCGATGCTGCCTGAGCAGTTGTCCAACGGCTTGTGCTCGCTGAATCCGCAGGTTGATCGTCTGGCCATGGTTTGCGAGATGACCATCTCCAAGTCCGGCGAAATGACCGACTACTGCTTCTACGAAGCGGTGATTCATTCCCACGCTCGCCTGACCTACAACAAAGTCAGCGCGATGCTGGAAACGCCGAAGGTCGCCGAAGCGCGCAAATTGCGTGGCGAATACACCGACGTCGTGCCGCACCTCAAGCAGCTCTACGCGTTGTACAAAGTATTGCTGGCGGCCCGTCACGTGCGTGGCGCGATTGATTTCGAAACGCAGGAAACCCGGATCATCTTCGGCTCCGAGCGCAAGATTGCTGAAATCCGCCCGACCGTACGCAACGATGCGCACAAGCTCATCGAGGAATGCATGCTGGCGGCCAACGTGGCCACCGCCGAATTCCTGAAGAAGCACGAAATCCCTGCGCTGTACCGCGTTCACGCCGGTCCGCCGCCGGAGCGTCTGGAAAAACTGCGCGCGTTCCTGGGTGAGCTCGGCCTGTCCCTGCACAAAGGCAAGGACGGTCCGTCGCCGAAGGATTATCAGGCCCTGCTCGCCAGCATCAAGGACCGTCCGGATTTCCATCTGATCCAGACCGTCATGCTGCGGTCGTTGAGCCAAGCGGTGTACAGCGCGGAAAACGATGGTCACTTCGGCCTGAATTACGAAGCCTATACCCACTTCACTTCGCCGATCCGCCGTTATCCGGACCTGCTCACGCACCGTGCGATCCGCAGCGTGATCCATTCGAAACAGGACACTCCGCACGTTCGTCGTGCCGGTGCGATGACCATTCCGAAGGCGCGCATTTATCCGTACGACGAGCCGGCGCTGGAACAACTCGGTGAGCAATGCTCAATGAGCGAACGCCGTGCCGACGAAGCAACCCGCGACGTAGTGAACTGGCTCAAGTGCGAGTTCATGAAGGATCGCGTCGGCGAATCGTTCCCGGGCGTGATCACCGCAGTGACCGGTTTCGGTCTGTTCGTCGAACTGACCGACATTTATGTCGAAGGTCTGGTGCACGTCACCGCGCTGCCTGGTGATTACTATCACTTTGATCCAGTGCATCACCGCCTGGCTGGCGAACGCACAGGTCGTAGCTTCCGCCTCGGCGATACCGTTGAAGTGCGCGTCATGCGCGTCGACCTCGACGAGCGCAAGATCGACTTCGAGATGGCCGAAAAAACCATCAGCGCGCCGATCGGTCGCAAGAAACGTGGCGCCGAAACCGCTGCGCCGGCTGCCAAGGCTGCGGAAGAAAAAGCCCCAGCGAAAACCGCCGGCCGTCGTCCAGCCAAAGAGAAGGCTGTCGAGGCTTATCGTCCGAGCGATGCCGTGGCGAAAAACGCCGAGCTGCGGAAAAGCCGTGAAATGAAGAAAGCGTTGCTTTCCGATGCCAAAAACGGTGGTAAAGCGGCGTCCGGGGGAAAGACCGGACGGTCGGCGCCTGAACAGGCTTCCGGCGGCAAGTCAGGCAAACCGAGCAAACATCGTAAAGGCCCGCCAAAAGCGGGTTCGGCTCCAGCCAAAAGTGGCGGGGCGCGTAAACCGAAGGCGAAGTCATGA
- a CDS encoding ABC transporter permease, with product MTASLSAPASRGGYIPRRKRPSIWLVLPVLLLVVLSLLPLAYVGLKAWQAGWAEALHLLWRPYVFGLLRNTLALMVGVTVTCGVIGLSLAWLLERSNLPGRRLWGVILCLPFAVPAFVSSFTWVSLSAQFEGLGGAILVMSLSKYPLIFLPVAATLRNLDPSLEESARTLGQNRWGVFFRVTLPLLWPSLLAGSLLIALHMLVEFGALSIIGLQTFTTAIYQQFELEFSNANAAMLSAVLLALCLLLLWLELRVRGKGRHVRTGQGAARRAEQVRLGPWAAVGQLYCLTLAIVGSGIPLGMLAYWLAVGSSAAFPVAAISEALLSSLALSLGGAALCLVLAVPVGLLVVRYKGQLAIWAERLPYLLHALPGLVIALTLVYFALHYVPVLYQTSGLLLIAYALLFLPLAQAPIRTALNKAAPQLEEAARTLGASSFTAFCRVTLPIIFPALGAAFALVFLDAMKELTATLLLSPTGLNTLATEVWAHTANVEFAAAAPYAALLIVVSGLPVYLLTTRMYLSR from the coding sequence ATGACCGCATCGTTATCCGCCCCCGCCTCGCGCGGGGGCTACATACCCAGGCGCAAGCGGCCGTCGATCTGGCTGGTGCTGCCGGTTTTGCTCTTGGTGGTGCTGAGCCTGCTGCCGCTGGCCTATGTCGGCTTGAAAGCCTGGCAGGCCGGCTGGGCCGAGGCGCTGCATCTGCTGTGGCGCCCGTATGTGTTTGGCCTGCTGCGCAATACCCTCGCGCTAATGGTTGGCGTAACGGTGACGTGTGGCGTGATCGGTCTGTCGCTGGCCTGGCTGCTGGAACGCAGTAATCTGCCGGGGCGTCGGCTTTGGGGCGTGATTTTGTGCCTGCCGTTCGCGGTACCGGCGTTTGTCAGCAGTTTCACCTGGGTGTCGCTGAGCGCGCAGTTCGAAGGACTGGGCGGCGCGATTCTGGTGATGAGCCTGTCGAAATACCCGCTGATCTTTCTGCCGGTGGCAGCAACCTTGCGCAATCTCGACCCGTCGCTTGAGGAGTCCGCCCGCACGCTTGGGCAGAATCGCTGGGGCGTGTTTTTCCGCGTCACCCTGCCGCTGCTGTGGCCCTCATTGTTGGCGGGTTCCTTGCTGATTGCCTTGCACATGCTGGTGGAGTTCGGGGCATTGTCGATCATTGGCCTGCAAACCTTTACCACGGCTATTTATCAGCAATTCGAACTGGAATTCAGCAACGCGAATGCGGCAATGCTGTCGGCGGTGTTGCTGGCGCTGTGTCTGTTGCTGTTGTGGCTGGAGCTGCGTGTGCGCGGCAAAGGTCGGCATGTGCGCACCGGGCAAGGCGCCGCGCGCCGGGCCGAACAGGTTCGGCTGGGGCCATGGGCAGCGGTCGGTCAGTTGTATTGCCTGACACTGGCGATCGTCGGCAGCGGCATTCCTCTGGGGATGTTGGCGTACTGGCTGGCGGTGGGCTCATCAGCAGCTTTCCCGGTGGCGGCGATCAGCGAAGCGCTGTTGTCGTCGCTGGCATTGTCGCTCGGCGGCGCAGCGTTGTGCCTGGTGCTGGCGGTGCCCGTCGGACTGCTGGTGGTGCGTTACAAAGGCCAGTTGGCGATCTGGGCCGAGCGCCTGCCGTATTTGCTGCATGCATTGCCGGGGCTGGTGATCGCCCTGACGCTGGTGTATTTCGCCCTGCATTACGTGCCGGTGCTGTACCAGACGTCGGGCCTGCTGCTGATTGCTTATGCGCTGCTGTTTCTGCCGCTGGCGCAGGCACCCATCCGCACTGCGCTGAACAAGGCTGCGCCACAGCTTGAAGAGGCTGCGCGTACCCTGGGTGCATCGTCATTCACGGCATTTTGTCGGGTGACATTGCCGATCATCTTCCCGGCTTTGGGCGCGGCGTTTGCGCTGGTGTTTCTGGATGCGATGAAGGAATTGACCGCGACGCTATTGCTCAGCCCGACCGGGCTCAACACTTTGGCGACAGAAGTCTGGGCGCACACGGCGAATGTCGAGTTTGCGGCGGCGGCGCCTTATGCGGCGCTGTTGATTGTTGTCTCTGGGTTGCCGGTGTATTTGCTCACTACACGGATGTATTTGAGCCGCTAA
- the rpsR gene encoding 30S ribosomal protein S18, whose protein sequence is MARFFRRRKFCRFTAEDVKEIDYKDLNTLKAYVSETGKIVPSRITGTKARYQRQLATAIKRARFLALLAYTDSHGR, encoded by the coding sequence ATGGCACGTTTCTTCCGTCGTCGTAAATTCTGCCGCTTCACCGCTGAAGACGTGAAGGAGATCGATTACAAAGATCTCAACACTCTGAAAGCTTACGTATCCGAGACCGGCAAAATCGTTCCAAGCCGCATCACCGGTACCAAAGCTCGTTATCAGCGTCAGCTGGCCACCGCTATCAAGCGCGCCCGCTTCCTGGCCCTGCTGGCCTACACCGACAGCCACGGCCGCTGA
- a CDS encoding extracellular solute-binding protein codes for MMFRNTLRRGLTFTLLGLALATPLTQAADAVSLTLYNGQHKEVGDAIAKAFEAKTGIHVNVRKGSSNQLASQIIEEGDRSPADVIYTEESPPLNNLGEQGLLAKTDDATLAVLPEKYVAANGTWIGVTARVRVVAFNPKLIDEKDLPKSVMEFSDPQWQGKVGFVPTSGAFQEQAVAIIKLHGRDAAEEWLTGLRAFGKTYSNNMVALKAVENGEVATVLVNNYYWFALQREKGKLDSKLHYFTGGDAGGLITVSSAAVLKSSKHPKEAQQFLAFMASEEGQRVITQTTAEYPLHKGMESDRGLKPFSELEAPNVTPADLGNAEEALELEREVGLN; via the coding sequence ATGATGTTTCGAAATACCCTGCGCCGAGGCCTGACCTTTACCCTCCTTGGCCTGGCGCTCGCCACTCCCCTCACCCAGGCTGCCGATGCGGTCTCCCTGACTCTTTATAACGGCCAGCACAAGGAAGTCGGCGACGCGATTGCCAAAGCCTTCGAAGCCAAGACCGGCATTCACGTCAACGTGCGCAAGGGCAGCAGTAACCAGCTGGCCAGCCAGATCATCGAAGAAGGCGACCGCTCCCCCGCGGACGTGATCTACACCGAAGAGTCGCCACCGCTGAACAACCTCGGCGAACAAGGTCTGCTGGCCAAGACCGATGACGCCACACTGGCGGTTCTCCCGGAAAAATACGTCGCCGCCAACGGCACCTGGATCGGTGTTACTGCGCGCGTGCGCGTGGTCGCGTTCAACCCGAAACTGATCGATGAAAAAGACCTGCCGAAGTCGGTGATGGAATTTTCCGACCCGCAATGGCAAGGCAAGGTCGGTTTCGTGCCCACCAGTGGCGCGTTTCAGGAACAGGCCGTCGCGATCATCAAGCTGCACGGTCGTGACGCCGCCGAAGAATGGCTTACCGGTCTGCGCGCGTTCGGCAAGACCTACAGCAACAACATGGTCGCGCTCAAAGCTGTGGAAAACGGCGAAGTCGCTACCGTGCTGGTGAACAACTACTACTGGTTCGCCCTTCAACGCGAGAAAGGCAAGCTCGATTCCAAACTCCATTACTTCACCGGCGGCGACGCTGGCGGCCTGATCACCGTGTCCAGCGCGGCCGTATTGAAATCCAGCAAACATCCGAAAGAAGCCCAGCAATTCCTCGCCTTCATGGCCAGCGAAGAAGGTCAGCGCGTGATCACTCAGACCACCGCCGAATATCCGCTGCACAAAGGCATGGAATCGGATCGCGGGCTCAAGCCGTTCAGCGAACTGGAAGCGCCGAACGTGACACCTGCCGATCTGGGCAATGCCGAAGAGGCGCTGGAGCTGGAACGTGAAGTTGGCTTGAACTGA